In the genome of Streptomyces sp. NBC_00433, the window TGACTGTGTCCTCGAGCGGGCACCTGTTCTCCCCCGTCGTCTTCGACGACCTCGACTTCCGCTTCCGTCCGTACGACGCGCTCGGCGCGTACGGTCAGTCCAAGACCGCTGAGGTGCTCTTGGCCGTCGAGGCGGACCGGCGCTGGCCACGTGACGGCATCAGGTCGAACGCGCTGCACCCCGGTGCGATCGCCACCAATCTCCAGCGGCACACAGGCGGGCTGAGGACGCCCGAGCCCTACCGCAAGACCATCGAGCAGGGCGCCGCCACCTCCGTCTTCCTCGCCGGCTCCCCGCTGGTCGAGGGCATCGGGGGCCGCTACTTCGAAGACGTCAATGAGGCCCCGCAGGTGACCTCACGGCCCGTTGAACTGGGCGTGCCGGGGGTCGCCGCCTACGCACTCGACGCCGCGAACGCCGAGCGCCTGTGGGATATCAGCAGTGCCACCGTCCTGCTCCGTTTTTGAGCAGCTTGACCGAGAGAACCGCGGAGTCGGCGTAGGGGACGACCTGGTCGTCGGTGCCGTGCGCGACGAGAACGGGAACGTCGATCCGCTTGAGATCCTCAGTGAAGTCGGTCTCGGAGAACACCGGACCCGAGGGGACATCGATGTAGAACTGGAACGATTGGCGGCGAGAGCGGTCCGCAGCTCGTCGAACGCCTCGACCGGCAGGCCGCCGGGGTTCGACTTCGACTTCAGCATGACGGGTGGGATGGCGCTGACCAGCACTGCCTTCGCCACACGACCGGCCTTGGCGCGGGCGACGTAGCGGGTGACCTCGCCTGCACCCGTCGAATGCCCGACGTGGTAGGCACCTTGGAGGTCGAGTTCGTCGGTGAGGACTGCGACGTCGGACGCGTAGGTATCCATGTCGTTGCCGGTTGCGGTCTGGCTGGAGCGGCCGCGGCCGCGGTGATCATGCGCGATCACTCGGAAGCCGTGCTCCAGGAAGAAGAGCATATGGTTGTCCCAGTCGTCGGCGCTCAGCGGCCAACCGTGATGGAAGACGATCGGCCGGCCGTCGCGAGGGCCCCAATCCTTGTAGAAGATGACTGTGCCGTCGTCGGTGGTAACCGTGCCCATTGCCATGCCTGCCCTTCTGCTGAATTACCCAGGAACTGCGCATTGCTAGCCTCGGGCTTTCGCGAGTGGGTGCCGTCCG includes:
- a CDS encoding SDR family NAD(P)-dependent oxidoreductase, yielding MSELFRGPFDRHSTASQVIDGVDLSGKRAVVTGATSGIGVETARALASAGADVTLAVRRPDAGEEVAADLRARTGNEAIHVARLDVADLDSVAAFSAGWSGPLHILVNNAGIMMLPELERGTGGHEQQFATNYLGHFALALGLHRALAEADGARMVTVSSSGHLFSPVVFDDLDFRFRPYDALGAYGQSKTAEVLLAVEADRRWPRDGIRSNALHPGAIATNLQRHTGGLRTPEPYRKTIEQGAATSVFLAGSPLVEGIGGRYFEDVNEAPQVTSRPVELGVPGVAAYALDAANAERLWDISSATVLLRF